In Acidobacteriota bacterium, a single genomic region encodes these proteins:
- a CDS encoding DUF885 domain-containing protein, with protein sequence MNKLALCLVLVFLWPFASFASNPDYGTPDERLLTFLEWDWDERLGRDPLLATAVGSDLFADRLPKVSLEALDLEKRSKQVMLLRLDKLSRKQLSAERQVDYDIFRGKLEEEVADLEMGTYRIPISDRWGFHLYFLQLPDLMDPRSLEDYENYLSRLRGFRDYAAGHIELMREGLRTGWVSPRLVMEGAVKTVEPQVVETPEESLLWAPFEELPESFSAEERQRLLQEAREAITTSVIPGYRDFRDFLRDEYVPKARESIGASELPDGEAYYAQQVRKYTTLDITPREVHEIGLSEVQRIRAEMETVMQETGFEGDLAAFIDFLRTDPQFYPKSGEELMQRAALITKRMDGQLPKLFGKLPRTPYGLKEVPDYLAPNTYPAYYEQPAGDGSRAGFYYVNTYNLPSRPLYELEALSLHEAVPGHHLQLALQQELDLVPLRRFFSAASFVEGWALYSESLGLEVGFYTDPYSDFGRLTYEMWRACRLVVDTGIHAFGWSRQQAIDFMAENSALSLHNITTEVDRYIGWPGQALGYKLGELKIRELRSRAEEALGERFDVRAFHDLVLGSGAVPLRVLEDAVDRWIGGFGSVVDNKVQ encoded by the coding sequence GTGAACAAGCTCGCTCTGTGCCTCGTCCTCGTCTTTCTATGGCCTTTCGCCTCGTTCGCGTCGAATCCCGACTACGGAACCCCGGACGAACGATTGCTCACCTTCTTGGAGTGGGATTGGGACGAGCGATTGGGTCGCGATCCGCTCTTGGCGACCGCGGTCGGCTCCGACCTCTTCGCCGACCGTCTGCCAAAAGTCTCCTTGGAGGCTCTGGATCTGGAGAAGCGCTCCAAGCAGGTCATGCTCCTGCGCCTCGACAAGCTGAGCCGGAAGCAGCTGTCGGCGGAGCGGCAGGTCGACTACGACATTTTCCGGGGGAAGCTGGAGGAAGAAGTTGCTGACCTGGAGATGGGCACCTACCGCATCCCCATCTCCGACCGTTGGGGCTTCCACCTCTATTTCCTCCAACTGCCGGACCTGATGGACCCGCGCAGCCTGGAGGATTACGAGAACTACCTCTCCCGCCTGCGGGGCTTCCGCGACTACGCCGCCGGCCACATCGAGCTCATGCGCGAAGGGCTGAGGACCGGCTGGGTGTCGCCGCGGCTGGTGATGGAGGGAGCGGTCAAGACGGTGGAGCCGCAGGTGGTGGAGACGCCGGAGGAGAGCCTGCTGTGGGCGCCCTTCGAAGAATTGCCGGAAAGCTTCAGCGCCGAGGAGCGCCAGCGCCTGCTGCAGGAGGCCCGGGAAGCCATCACCACCTCGGTGATCCCCGGCTATCGGGACTTCCGGGATTTCCTCCGGGATGAGTACGTGCCCAAAGCCCGGGAGAGCATCGGTGCTTCCGAGCTCCCCGACGGCGAGGCCTACTACGCCCAGCAGGTGCGCAAGTACACGACTCTCGACATCACTCCCCGGGAGGTCCACGAGATCGGCCTGTCGGAGGTGCAGCGGATCCGCGCCGAGATGGAAACGGTGATGCAGGAGACCGGCTTCGAGGGGGATCTGGCGGCGTTCATCGACTTTCTGCGCACCGATCCCCAGTTCTACCCCAAGAGCGGGGAGGAGCTGATGCAGCGGGCGGCGCTCATCACCAAGCGCATGGACGGCCAGCTGCCCAAGCTCTTCGGCAAGCTGCCCCGCACTCCCTACGGCCTGAAAGAGGTGCCGGACTATCTGGCTCCCAACACCTATCCGGCGTATTACGAGCAGCCCGCCGGCGACGGCAGCCGGGCCGGCTTCTACTACGTCAACACCTACAACTTACCGAGCCGGCCGCTCTACGAGCTGGAGGCCCTGAGCCTCCACGAGGCGGTGCCCGGTCATCACCTCCAGCTGGCGCTCCAGCAGGAGCTCGACCTGGTCCCCCTGCGCCGCTTCTTCAGCGCCGCCTCCTTCGTCGAGGGCTGGGCGCTGTACTCGGAGAGTCTGGGGCTGGAGGTCGGTTTCTACACCGATCCCTACAGTGACTTCGGCCGCCTGACCTACGAAATGTGGCGCGCCTGCCGGCTGGTGGTGGATACGGGCATCCACGCCTTCGGCTGGAGCCGCCAGCAGGCCATCGACTTCATGGCGGAGAATTCCGCCCTCTCACTCCACAACATCACCACCGAGGTGGACCGCTATATCGGCTGGCCGGGGCAGGCGCTGGGGTACAAGCTCGGCGAGCTGAAGATCCGGGAGTTGCGCAGCCGGGCGGAGGAGGCGCTGGGAGAGCGTTTCGACGTGCGCGCGTTCCACGATCTGGTGCTGGGGAGCGGGGCGGTGCCGCTGCGGGTTCTGGAGGACGCGGTGGACCGTTGGATCGGAGGATTCGGCAGTGTTGTAGACAACAAGGTACAATAG